Proteins encoded in a region of the Terriglobia bacterium genome:
- a CDS encoding pyridoxal phosphate-dependent aminotransferase → MFSKVASRLHGETNPLYALRDEIAREGHSILDLTSGNVTEHGILFPQPLLEEILTEASRRSRIYRPDSFGGRPAREAVSRYYLAQDIVIPPAQILLTPGTSLSYWYSFKLLADEGDEILCPRPSYPLFDYIAALSGVALIPYRLDEERQWAINMQDLENNISTRTRALVVISPHNPTGHVTTRDELDALAELAVRHNLAVIADEVFNEFLMERRILPRPAAGRAPLVLTLNGFSKMFALPGIKFGWMGVTGEAERVRHALRALELISDTFLPVNEMVQAAAPDIMQQGRLFLTGYADEIRRRWDITRRFLDQARHCSYRAPDGGFFVTLRLERDEEAAAEAILRGIHTLIHPGYFYDIEPHHLVFSFAVEPELLRSIFPRLFPMLENQNF, encoded by the coding sequence ATGTTTTCCAAAGTGGCTTCGCGCCTGCACGGCGAAACGAATCCCCTTTACGCGCTGCGCGACGAAATCGCCCGTGAGGGCCACTCGATCCTGGACCTGACTTCGGGCAATGTTACCGAGCACGGCATTTTGTTTCCGCAACCCCTGCTGGAGGAGATCCTGACGGAAGCCTCCCGCCGGTCCCGCATTTACCGGCCGGATTCATTCGGCGGGAGGCCGGCGCGCGAGGCTGTCTCCCGCTACTACCTGGCGCAGGACATCGTCATTCCTCCGGCGCAAATCCTGCTGACGCCCGGGACCAGTCTTTCGTACTGGTACAGCTTCAAGCTCCTGGCTGACGAAGGGGACGAAATCCTCTGCCCCCGTCCATCCTATCCGTTGTTCGACTATATTGCAGCCCTCAGCGGCGTGGCCCTGATTCCTTACCGGCTGGACGAGGAGCGGCAATGGGCCATCAACATGCAAGACCTCGAAAACAACATCTCGACCCGGACGCGCGCCCTGGTGGTGATATCGCCTCACAACCCGACCGGACATGTCACGACGCGCGACGAACTCGACGCGCTGGCCGAGCTTGCTGTGCGTCACAATCTCGCGGTCATCGCCGATGAGGTTTTCAACGAGTTCCTCATGGAGCGCAGAATCCTGCCACGCCCGGCTGCAGGCCGCGCACCGCTGGTGCTGACGCTCAACGGCTTTTCCAAGATGTTTGCCCTTCCCGGGATCAAGTTCGGCTGGATGGGGGTGACGGGAGAGGCCGAAAGGGTGCGACACGCGCTGCGCGCCCTGGAACTGATCTCCGACACATTTCTCCCGGTGAACGAAATGGTTCAGGCGGCGGCACCTGATATCATGCAGCAAGGCCGGCTGTTTCTCACCGGGTACGCGGATGAAATCCGCAGGCGGTGGGATATCACCCGGCGATTTCTCGATCAGGCACGGCACTGCAGTTACCGCGCTCCCGACGGCGGTTTCTTCGTAACGCTGCGGCTGGAGCGCGATGAAGAGGCCGCGGCCGAAGCCATCTTACGTGGAATTCACACTCTGATACACCCTGGCTATTTCTATGATATCGAGCCCCACCATCTGGTGTTCAGCTTTGCCGTCGAGCCCGAGTTACTGCGATCTATCTTCCCCCGCCTGTTTCCGATGCTCGAGAATCAAAATTTCTGA